The Candidatus Binataceae bacterium genome has a window encoding:
- a CDS encoding dihydrodipicolinate synthase family protein — MQSISEYLPRPGLSTPIVTILSPKGEVLEQEQRAAVRYIIQGGRGADIIFAAGTTGEWDRMDNRGRQTVSRIVVDECRRVSLAIGRRIEAWVGITAHTGAETLANLKYAIELDSDAAVVAPLSIRDASSPPDFVEREVGGLFEKLGRSIPIFLYDNADIAAPGKSPHLHTRDVKRMARLEYVRGVKVTAGKTVLGNYTRAASHFKLSHEFAIYAGDPYLIFDLFAPAEGIAGSLRHRWNRYVTQRSMPYGVVAGPANLLPREWQRAWRVCRAGNGELIARYSSAVERLRAACIFKRARKPYVPVIACYKAALKELGVVGSDAVARGTPSLEDAERREFAARVGRMFERNAEQLEPGWVSEYDAHPALERAPGVLRGHG; from the coding sequence GTGCAGTCAATCTCCGAATACCTACCGCGCCCGGGCCTCTCGACACCGATCGTCACCATCCTGTCGCCCAAGGGCGAGGTGCTCGAGCAGGAACAGCGTGCCGCCGTACGGTACATCATTCAGGGAGGCCGAGGCGCAGATATTATATTCGCGGCTGGAACGACCGGCGAATGGGACCGAATGGACAATCGGGGACGCCAGACCGTCTCGCGAATCGTAGTCGATGAATGCCGGCGCGTCTCGCTCGCGATCGGTCGTCGAATCGAGGCGTGGGTCGGAATCACCGCGCACACGGGTGCTGAGACTCTGGCAAATCTGAAGTATGCCATCGAACTCGACTCCGATGCTGCGGTCGTTGCGCCGCTTTCGATTCGCGACGCAAGTTCACCACCCGACTTCGTGGAGCGCGAGGTGGGCGGGCTGTTCGAAAAACTGGGCCGGTCCATCCCGATATTCCTGTATGACAACGCCGACATCGCCGCGCCCGGCAAGTCGCCCCATCTCCACACCCGGGATGTAAAGAGGATGGCACGGCTAGAATACGTGCGCGGGGTAAAAGTCACTGCCGGTAAGACGGTGTTGGGCAACTACACCCGTGCCGCTTCGCACTTCAAGCTTTCCCATGAGTTCGCAATTTATGCAGGCGACCCCTACCTGATTTTCGACCTGTTCGCTCCCGCAGAAGGTATCGCCGGCTCGCTGCGCCATCGATGGAACCGCTACGTAACCCAACGTTCGATGCCCTATGGGGTGGTTGCGGGCCCAGCCAACCTCCTCCCGCGCGAATGGCAGCGAGCATGGCGGGTGTGTCGCGCCGGAAACGGCGAGCTAATAGCCCGTTACAGCAGCGCGGTCGAACGACTCCGCGCTGCCTGCATTTTCAAACGCGCGCGCAAGCCTTACGTGCCCGTCATCGCGTGCTACAAGGCCGCCCTGAAGGAGCTCGGCGTTGTTGGGAGCGATGCAGTCGCCCGGGGAACCCCATCGCTCGAGGACGCCGAACGACGGGAGTTCGCGGCACGCGTGGGGCGGATGTTCGAGCGCAATGCCGAGCAGCTGGAGCCCGGATGGGTCAGTGAATATGATGCGCATCCGGCGCTCGAGCGGGCGCCCGGAGTTCTTCGCGGGCATGGCTGA
- the prfA gene encoding peptide chain release factor 1 produces MLDKIKGIEERFADLEKKLQDPATIANNREFARLARERAQLVEVTDCAREYRKLLDEVAEHKSILEGDDAELRELAKAELPALQKKQEAVEQKLKQLLTPRDPNDEKNVLLEIRAGTGGAEASLFAGELYRMYARYAERHGWKLEAMSLSDTGLGGIKEVIALISGRGAYSRLKYEGGVHRVQRVPETEGSGRIHTSAVTVAVMPEADEVEVNINEDKDLRIDVMRASGPGGQSVNTTDSAVRITHIPSGMVIVCRDEKSQHKNKGRALKILRARLLEKARAEQDAQIAATRRSMVGTGDRSERIRTYNFPQSRVTDHRINLTIHQLEQFLDGALDPVIDALATQEQAQALSA; encoded by the coding sequence ATGCTCGACAAAATCAAAGGAATTGAAGAGCGCTTCGCGGACCTGGAGAAGAAACTCCAGGACCCGGCGACGATCGCCAACAATCGCGAATTCGCGCGCCTGGCCAGGGAACGTGCGCAACTGGTGGAGGTTACCGATTGCGCGCGCGAGTACCGCAAATTGCTGGATGAGGTAGCGGAGCACAAGTCGATTCTCGAAGGCGATGACGCGGAGTTGCGCGAACTCGCCAAGGCGGAGCTCCCAGCATTGCAGAAGAAGCAAGAGGCGGTCGAGCAAAAGTTAAAGCAACTTCTGACCCCGCGCGACCCCAATGATGAGAAAAACGTCCTCCTGGAAATTCGCGCCGGCACGGGCGGTGCGGAAGCATCACTGTTTGCGGGCGAACTGTACCGCATGTACGCGCGCTACGCCGAGCGCCACGGCTGGAAACTGGAGGCGATGAGTCTCAGCGATACGGGACTCGGCGGGATCAAGGAGGTGATCGCGCTTATCAGCGGACGCGGCGCCTACTCGCGTCTCAAATACGAGGGCGGGGTTCATCGGGTGCAGCGGGTGCCCGAAACCGAAGGCTCGGGACGCATCCACACCTCGGCGGTGACGGTTGCGGTCATGCCCGAAGCTGACGAAGTGGAAGTGAATATCAACGAAGACAAGGATCTGCGCATAGATGTTATGCGCGCTTCCGGGCCCGGCGGGCAAAGCGTGAACACGACCGATTCCGCGGTCCGCATCACCCATATTCCAAGCGGCATGGTTATCGTGTGTCGCGACGAGAAATCGCAGCATAAGAACAAGGGTCGCGCGCTCAAGATTCTACGCGCGCGCTTGCTGGAAAAAGCCCGCGCCGAACAGGACGCGCAAATCGCAGCTACCCGACGCTCGATGGTGGGGACGGGTGACCGGTCCGAGCGCATTCGCACCTACAACTTCCCGCAATCGCGGGTGACCGACCATCGTATCAATCTGACCATTCACCAACTCGAGCAATTTCTCGACGGCGCACTGGACCCGGTAATCGACGCTCTCGCGACCCAGGAGCAGGCACAAGCGCTCAGCGCCTGA
- a CDS encoding enoyl-CoA hydratase-related protein, with product MAVDLTIKDSLAEIVLNRPDKLNAINEAMAKEFVAAFERVERAAVRALLLRGEGAGFCAGRDLADADPGNEDAEAILEGMVNPIIKRIAAFPAPTFAAVHGACLGVGLGMALACDVVYCADDAKIGSPFARIGAVLDSGGHSFFAARLGSHRALELIYTGRLLSGVEAAQWGLVNQSLPKEKLVEHARSVAAQVAKGPTAAFAESKRLMRRIDEEGLGLFAVLRCEAQAQGAAGRTADYREGIGAFQQKRPPRFVGR from the coding sequence ATGGCGGTCGATCTGACGATTAAAGATTCGCTTGCTGAAATCGTTCTCAACCGTCCCGACAAGCTAAACGCCATCAACGAGGCGATGGCGAAGGAGTTCGTTGCCGCTTTTGAGCGGGTCGAGCGGGCCGCGGTACGAGCGCTGTTGCTGAGGGGCGAGGGCGCGGGATTCTGCGCCGGACGCGATCTGGCGGATGCCGACCCTGGCAACGAAGACGCCGAAGCCATTCTGGAAGGCATGGTCAACCCGATCATCAAGCGGATCGCTGCTTTTCCGGCGCCGACCTTTGCCGCAGTGCACGGGGCTTGCCTCGGCGTGGGGCTCGGAATGGCGCTGGCCTGCGACGTGGTGTACTGCGCGGATGACGCGAAGATAGGGTCGCCGTTCGCGCGGATTGGCGCGGTACTCGACTCGGGCGGGCACTCATTTTTTGCGGCCCGCCTGGGCTCGCATCGCGCGCTGGAGCTCATCTATACCGGCCGCCTGCTTTCCGGAGTGGAGGCGGCACAGTGGGGGCTTGTTAATCAAAGCTTGCCGAAGGAGAAGTTGGTTGAGCACGCGCGCTCGGTTGCAGCGCAGGTCGCAAAGGGGCCGACGGCCGCGTTTGCGGAATCAAAGCGGCTGATGCGGCGAATCGACGAGGAGGGTCTGGGACTCTTCGCGGTGCTGCGCTGCGAGGCTCAAGCACAGGGGGCAGCGGGGAGGACTGCGGACTACAGGGAGGGCATCGGCGCATTTCAGCAGAAGCGGCCGCCCCGGTTTGTAGGGCGGTAG
- the murA gene encoding UDP-N-acetylglucosamine 1-carboxyvinyltransferase yields MEKMIIRGGAPLKGRVVLSGSKNAALPLMMASLLTDEPVRISNVPRLWDVRTAIDLLSGVGVEARWAGEHQLTLHAARVTGHEAPYQLVKTMRASFFVLGPLLARSGRARVSTPGGCAIGARPVNLHISGIRALGARVQLRGGYVEAHAEHLKGARIWLDNPSVGATENIMMAATRARGRTQIENAAREPEVQDLASLLNAMGAQISGAGTHVIEIEGVDRLHGADHETIPDRIEAGSMMIAAAITGGDIEVANAPAAHLDAVMVKLREAGVEVSGNGSSGVRVRRNGTLKPVEVRTLPYPGFPTDLQAQMMALLTQASGTSVITETIFENRFMHAPELIRMGGDILMKGPTAVVRGPTQLSGAPVMATDLRASMSLILAGLAAENTTELSRIYHLDRGYEALDAKLGKLGARVERVKDAP; encoded by the coding sequence ATGGAAAAAATGATCATACGTGGCGGCGCGCCGCTTAAGGGGCGGGTCGTCCTCAGCGGAAGCAAGAATGCCGCGCTCCCGCTCATGATGGCATCGCTGCTGACCGATGAGCCGGTGCGAATCAGCAACGTGCCGCGGCTTTGGGACGTGCGAACCGCGATCGATCTCTTAAGCGGGGTTGGGGTCGAGGCCAGATGGGCGGGAGAGCATCAACTCACCCTGCACGCGGCGCGCGTGACCGGACACGAAGCCCCCTACCAGCTGGTCAAAACGATGCGGGCCTCCTTCTTCGTGCTGGGCCCGCTGCTCGCGCGCTCGGGCCGCGCCCGCGTCTCAACGCCTGGAGGGTGCGCGATCGGAGCCCGACCGGTGAATCTGCATATCAGCGGAATTCGTGCCCTCGGAGCGCGCGTCCAACTTCGGGGCGGGTACGTTGAGGCACATGCTGAACATCTCAAGGGCGCACGAATCTGGCTGGACAATCCCTCGGTAGGAGCGACCGAGAACATCATGATGGCGGCAACCCGCGCTCGCGGGAGGACACAGATCGAAAATGCGGCCCGCGAGCCGGAGGTCCAGGATCTCGCGAGCCTGCTCAATGCGATGGGGGCGCAGATAAGTGGCGCGGGAACGCACGTCATCGAAATCGAGGGTGTCGATCGCCTACACGGGGCCGATCACGAGACCATTCCGGATCGAATCGAGGCCGGGTCCATGATGATCGCAGCGGCGATAACCGGCGGCGATATCGAAGTTGCCAACGCTCCTGCCGCGCATCTCGACGCAGTCATGGTCAAACTGCGCGAGGCCGGAGTGGAGGTCAGCGGGAACGGCAGCTCGGGAGTGCGCGTACGGCGCAACGGGACACTCAAGCCGGTGGAGGTTCGAACGCTTCCGTACCCGGGATTCCCCACCGACCTGCAGGCGCAGATGATGGCCCTGCTTACCCAGGCCTCCGGGACCTCAGTGATCACGGAAACCATCTTCGAAAACCGCTTCATGCACGCCCCTGAGCTGATCCGGATGGGCGGCGACATCCTGATGAAGGGTCCCACCGCAGTGGTCCGCGGCCCCACCCAGCTTAGTGGCGCACCCGTGATGGCAACCGATCTGCGTGCGAGCATGAGCCTGATTCTCGCGGGTCTGGCTGCTGAAAACACCACCGAGCTAAGTCGCATCTATCATCTCGATCGTGGCTACGAGGCTCTCGATGCGAAGCTCGGCAAGCTCGGTGCTCGTGTTGAAAGAGTAAAGGACGCCCCTTGA
- a CDS encoding PfkB family carbohydrate kinase → MADGKLDVVGCGSMVVDLFYRAPRIITADEKTILDAHDAGGSVERTQVGGLVLNHLGWARVLGLSAGIFGKMGDDGHGEFLRAGMDRFGIAQHLTLDGSSSSFATVIVDANGDRAIYMARGATAELRPQEIQRRHGAFMRRAKIISTEVSQLPLPTVNAILAFARKHSIPSVLDVDLPATDAAQMLGTRADLERALRLATILKPSKAVAASLAESKNGDPLKMAEKIRARWGNRAVIITMSDRGCAIAARDAALKVPAFRVKQVDATGAGDAFLAGILAALRWKLPWEAAGRLANAAGAVCIRRLGAFPERFELRREILDLYGATLPETQSVRSDGFRAPSPVEQAEHEVREIERFFAQSLDELKILRGGLDLGALARAVEMIRQVQARGGRVHVTGVGKPEHVARYAASLFCSVGTPATFLHATETLHGSLGQVHPHDIVIAISNSGNTEICSAAIAIKEQGAELIAVTGNRNSDLARLADLVICAPVRQEGGGLGLAPRISVLAETFVLAGLSVALEVARGLTAEEYSRFHPAGALGDAARRLARDGNPKRKS, encoded by the coding sequence ATGGCTGACGGAAAACTCGACGTCGTAGGATGCGGCAGCATGGTCGTGGACCTGTTCTACCGCGCTCCACGAATCATCACCGCCGACGAAAAAACCATTCTGGACGCCCATGACGCGGGTGGCTCGGTGGAGCGTACCCAGGTGGGCGGCCTCGTACTCAACCATCTCGGTTGGGCGCGCGTGCTCGGACTCAGCGCCGGCATCTTCGGTAAGATGGGTGATGACGGGCACGGTGAATTCCTACGCGCCGGGATGGATCGGTTCGGCATCGCGCAGCACCTGACCCTCGACGGCAGTTCGAGTTCCTTCGCGACCGTGATCGTCGACGCGAATGGCGACCGTGCGATCTACATGGCGCGTGGAGCGACCGCGGAGCTACGGCCCCAGGAAATCCAGCGCCGTCACGGCGCTTTTATGAGACGCGCGAAAATAATCTCGACCGAAGTCTCCCAGCTGCCGCTCCCCACTGTGAATGCGATTTTGGCCTTTGCGCGCAAGCATTCAATTCCCAGCGTCCTGGACGTGGACCTTCCTGCCACCGACGCGGCCCAGATGCTTGGAACGCGCGCCGATCTCGAACGTGCGCTCCGGCTCGCGACAATACTGAAACCATCTAAGGCCGTCGCCGCGAGCCTTGCCGAATCGAAAAACGGCGACCCGCTTAAGATGGCCGAGAAAATTCGCGCCCGCTGGGGCAACCGCGCAGTGATCATCACCATGAGTGATCGCGGATGCGCGATTGCGGCCCGCGATGCTGCGCTCAAGGTGCCCGCGTTTCGGGTGAAGCAGGTCGATGCGACCGGCGCTGGAGATGCGTTTCTGGCGGGAATTCTGGCTGCGCTGCGCTGGAAGCTTCCCTGGGAAGCCGCGGGACGGCTGGCTAACGCTGCGGGCGCGGTCTGCATCAGGCGCCTCGGCGCCTTCCCGGAACGATTCGAGCTGCGCCGCGAAATCCTCGACCTTTACGGCGCGACGCTTCCCGAAACCCAGTCCGTGCGCAGCGATGGGTTCCGCGCGCCGTCGCCGGTCGAACAGGCCGAGCACGAGGTTCGGGAAATCGAGCGATTCTTCGCGCAGTCGTTGGACGAGCTAAAAATTCTCCGTGGTGGTCTCGACCTCGGCGCTCTCGCCCGTGCCGTGGAAATGATCCGGCAGGTCCAGGCACGGGGGGGCCGGGTGCATGTAACCGGAGTGGGCAAACCCGAGCACGTCGCACGGTATGCGGCGAGCCTCTTCTGCTCGGTCGGCACACCCGCCACCTTTCTGCACGCAACCGAGACCCTGCACGGCAGTCTCGGACAGGTACATCCTCACGACATCGTGATCGCGATTTCCAACAGCGGTAACACCGAGATCTGTTCCGCCGCCATTGCGATCAAGGAGCAGGGCGCCGAACTGATCGCGGTAACCGGCAATCGCAACTCCGATCTGGCGCGGCTGGCTGATCTCGTCATCTGCGCGCCAGTGCGGCAGGAAGGTGGCGGGCTGGGCCTGGCCCCGAGAATCAGCGTGCTCGCGGAAACCTTCGTGCTGGCGGGTCTGTCAGTAGCTCTCGAAGTAGCGCGCGGCCTGACGGCCGAGGAGTACAGCCGTTTCCACCCCGCCGGCGCGCTGGGCGACGCTGCCCGCCGCTTAGCCCGCGACGGCAATCCGAAGAGAAAGAGCTGA
- the prmC gene encoding peptide chain release factor N(5)-glutamine methyltransferase, which yields MPRPTASSQTPKASVVMEAAAASLAAAGIESAQLDAQLLLAAATHVDRAALLSGSVDLSPQTLAQFAPMMARRTAREPVAYILGRREFYSLDFEVNREVLIPRPHTETVVDVALEFIADHPRARVLDLGTGSGAIAVALAVNAAEVSVVASDIWRPALALARRNAVSIKVAERIGFVAADLFERLDAGPPLGKFDLVISNPPYIVDDQVARLEAEVRNFEPLVALRGGPDGLDFFRRIAVGVKSHLERGSLLVLEVGAGQDSAVAAILAAAGMHPAAVIKDLDGIARVVTARP from the coding sequence ATGCCGCGACCGACCGCATCGAGCCAAACCCCAAAAGCGTCGGTCGTCATGGAAGCGGCTGCGGCAAGCCTGGCGGCGGCCGGGATCGAGTCGGCGCAACTCGACGCGCAGCTTTTACTGGCGGCGGCCACCCACGTCGATCGCGCGGCGTTGCTGTCGGGCAGCGTGGATCTGTCCCCTCAAACTCTTGCGCAGTTTGCACCGATGATGGCCCGGCGCACGGCGCGCGAGCCGGTGGCTTATATTCTGGGCCGACGAGAGTTCTATTCCCTGGACTTCGAAGTCAACCGCGAGGTGCTCATTCCGCGCCCGCACACGGAGACGGTGGTTGACGTGGCGCTTGAGTTCATCGCCGACCACCCGCGCGCTCGGGTCCTCGATCTCGGGACCGGATCGGGGGCAATCGCAGTGGCGCTGGCCGTAAACGCGGCTGAGGTTAGCGTCGTAGCATCTGATATCTGGCGGCCCGCGCTGGCCCTCGCCCGGCGTAACGCCGTAAGCATCAAAGTTGCGGAGCGAATCGGCTTCGTTGCGGCTGACCTTTTCGAGCGGTTGGATGCCGGGCCTCCCTTGGGGAAGTTCGATCTCGTCATCTCCAACCCGCCCTATATTGTCGACGATCAAGTCGCCCGGCTGGAGGCAGAGGTGCGGAATTTTGAACCGCTGGTGGCTCTGCGCGGAGGCCCCGACGGCTTGGATTTCTTCAGGCGCATTGCGGTCGGCGTCAAATCGCATCTGGAACGGGGCAGCCTTCTGGTGCTGGAGGTCGGCGCGGGACAGGATAGTGCGGTGGCCGCAATTCTCGCCGCGGCGGGAATGCACCCGGCCGCCGTGATAAAGGATCTGGACGGCATTGCGCGGGTGGTTACCGCGCGACCCTGA
- a CDS encoding TIGR03619 family F420-dependent LLM class oxidoreductase, translated as MKYGIAIRNMGPQSNRTTFRACARSAEDTGFDALFVSDHLCIPPDQTEGSGGRYLDVLAALAYLAGMTSRIRIGVSVLVLPYRPAVLTAKQVATIQELSDERMILGVGVGWMKPEFDALGVEVRKRGAVTTETLRVLHHLFGNREAIAYEGKLVKFPAFVFEPHPKRPPLWVGGGSPRALERVVEFGDGWHPMQRAAELKPLVEDLRARVRAAGKPEPEIVVRRGMKLDDIASARAKLDAEREAGATYFILDLGRYPDERDFTRSAEKFMGKVVA; from the coding sequence ATGAAGTACGGAATCGCCATTCGAAACATGGGACCGCAATCGAATCGCACCACCTTCCGCGCCTGTGCACGAAGCGCGGAAGACACGGGCTTCGATGCGCTCTTCGTGTCCGACCATCTTTGCATTCCGCCCGATCAGACCGAGGGCTCCGGAGGCCGCTACCTCGACGTGCTCGCGGCGCTCGCCTACCTGGCTGGCATGACGAGCCGCATCCGGATCGGGGTCTCGGTGCTGGTTCTGCCCTATCGGCCGGCGGTGCTGACTGCCAAACAGGTTGCAACCATCCAGGAATTGTCGGACGAGAGAATGATCCTCGGGGTCGGCGTCGGATGGATGAAGCCGGAATTCGATGCGCTCGGGGTTGAGGTGCGCAAACGTGGTGCAGTGACCACCGAGACGCTGCGCGTGCTTCATCACCTGTTCGGCAATCGCGAGGCGATCGCCTATGAAGGCAAGCTGGTAAAGTTTCCGGCCTTTGTGTTCGAACCGCATCCAAAACGCCCGCCCCTCTGGGTTGGCGGCGGCAGCCCCAGGGCGCTGGAACGGGTCGTGGAATTCGGCGACGGATGGCATCCGATGCAGCGTGCGGCGGAACTTAAACCTCTGGTTGAGGATTTACGCGCGCGGGTGCGCGCCGCCGGCAAACCCGAGCCCGAAATAGTAGTCCGGCGCGGCATGAAGCTCGACGACATCGCCTCGGCTCGCGCCAAGCTCGACGCGGAACGGGAGGCTGGGGCGACCTATTTCATCCTGGACCTCGGGCGTTACCCCGACGAGCGAGATTTCACCCGCAGCGCAGAAAAGTTTATGGGCAAAGTCGTGGCCTAG
- the rpmE gene encoding 50S ribosomal protein L31 produces MRTEIHPEYRRCIVTCACGNTFETRSTVKELHVEVCSNCHPFYTGQQRLVDTAGRVERFKRKYGLK; encoded by the coding sequence ATGAGAACCGAAATTCATCCCGAATACCGCCGCTGTATAGTCACCTGCGCCTGCGGCAACACCTTTGAGACTCGCTCGACCGTCAAAGAGTTGCACGTCGAGGTCTGCTCGAACTGTCATCCGTTTTACACCGGCCAGCAGCGCCTGGTCGACACCGCGGGGCGCGTCGAGCGCTTCAAGCGCAAGTACGGACTGAAGTAG
- a CDS encoding CoA transferase: MPEDSLLLEKFGPLQGVKIVSTGTLIAQPFAAELAAEMGAEVIQVERPVVGDSGWRTIGVRLKNSGDGPAVATTWVQERRNVFCVTLDLTKPRGRELLLKLLARADIWMESSKPGTYPKWELDDAMVWKVNSKLVITHVSGFGQTGDPDYVMRPSYDVVGQAVGGMMYQTGYPDPTPPTRAAPWTGDYVTALFTLWSSLAGLTYARSTGRGQAIDLAQYEAIHKTLGGTMVEYFQEGVVRERSGNRAQGFQPLDSFQAKDGWVVMGALGEVYNRLLTVIGLDPADPKWQSARTNLESIEGIEFDAMLRGWIEERTVAQVVHAMAQGKVPCSPIMTSKDMAEDPQYRARQMHIEWEDLQAGRVRGIGIAPKFSLTPGKVVRGSPAVGHDNQRVYAELLGLSEADLESLKRDGVI; the protein is encoded by the coding sequence ATGCCGGAAGATAGCTTGCTGCTCGAGAAATTTGGTCCGCTCCAGGGAGTGAAGATCGTTTCGACCGGGACCTTGATCGCACAACCGTTCGCCGCCGAGCTGGCAGCGGAGATGGGCGCCGAAGTCATCCAGGTAGAACGGCCGGTGGTTGGTGACAGTGGGTGGCGCACTATCGGAGTACGCCTCAAGAACTCCGGGGACGGGCCCGCGGTCGCGACGACCTGGGTTCAGGAACGGCGCAACGTGTTCTGCGTGACGCTCGATTTGACGAAGCCGCGCGGCCGCGAGCTTCTGCTGAAGTTGCTCGCGCGTGCGGACATCTGGATGGAAAGCTCGAAGCCGGGGACCTATCCGAAATGGGAACTCGATGACGCGATGGTCTGGAAGGTCAATTCCAAACTGGTCATTACGCACGTGAGCGGGTTCGGACAGACCGGCGATCCAGACTACGTCATGCGTCCATCGTATGACGTGGTGGGGCAGGCGGTTGGAGGCATGATGTATCAGACCGGCTATCCCGACCCGACTCCTCCCACCCGCGCCGCGCCCTGGACGGGGGACTACGTTACCGCGTTGTTCACGCTGTGGTCGTCATTGGCGGGTCTCACCTATGCCCGCTCGACTGGCAGGGGACAAGCGATAGACCTTGCCCAGTACGAGGCGATCCACAAGACGCTCGGCGGCACGATGGTCGAGTATTTTCAGGAAGGAGTCGTGCGCGAGCGTTCGGGCAACCGGGCACAGGGATTTCAGCCGCTCGATTCGTTTCAGGCCAAAGACGGATGGGTCGTGATGGGTGCACTCGGGGAGGTTTATAACCGGCTGCTGACAGTTATCGGTCTGGACCCTGCGGACCCGAAGTGGCAGAGCGCGCGAACCAATCTCGAGTCGATCGAAGGAATCGAATTCGACGCGATGTTGCGCGGCTGGATCGAGGAGCGCACGGTTGCGCAGGTCGTTCATGCGATGGCCCAAGGCAAGGTGCCATGTTCGCCGATCATGACGAGCAAGGACATGGCCGAGGATCCCCAATACCGCGCCCGCCAGATGCATATCGAATGGGAGGATTTGCAGGCGGGCCGGGTGAGGGGAATCGGAATCGCGCCCAAGTTTTCCTTGACCCCGGGTAAGGTGGTGCGCGGGTCGCCGGCGGTCGGTCACGATAACCAGCGGGTGTACGCCGAATTGCTGGGCCTGAGTGAGGCGGACTTGGAGTCGTTGAAGCGCGACGGGGTTATCTGA
- a CDS encoding TetR/AcrR family transcriptional regulator, with product MGRPSAKERRPYNSDAILDVAVRVFLERGYDGASLDDVARAAGITKASVYYHVSSKEELLERGVGRAFDALHAVLQETAARRGPSLERLRHIIKRTIEITVTMLPEVALLLRVRGNTRAERRIVERRREFDHRAARYFAAAQRAHEIRSDLDARLATRLLFGMLNSVSEWYRPEGALDAAGIARAVFGIVFEGLEARRPRRLENLPKG from the coding sequence GTGGGACGACCATCGGCGAAGGAGCGGAGACCTTACAACAGCGACGCAATTCTGGACGTGGCGGTCCGCGTGTTCCTGGAGCGGGGATATGATGGCGCCTCGCTGGATGACGTGGCGCGGGCGGCCGGAATAACCAAGGCCAGCGTCTACTATCACGTGAGCAGCAAGGAAGAGCTGCTCGAGCGCGGGGTGGGGCGTGCGTTTGATGCGCTGCACGCCGTGCTGCAGGAGACCGCGGCGCGGCGCGGGCCGTCGCTCGAGCGCCTACGGCACATCATCAAGCGTACGATCGAAATTACCGTCACGATGCTGCCGGAAGTGGCGCTCTTGCTGCGGGTGCGCGGCAATACCCGCGCGGAACGGCGCATCGTTGAGCGTCGGCGAGAATTCGATCATCGGGCTGCGCGCTACTTTGCCGCCGCGCAGCGCGCCCACGAGATCAGGAGCGACCTGGATGCGCGGCTGGCGACGCGGCTGTTGTTCGGCATGCTCAACTCGGTAAGCGAGTGGTACCGGCCCGAGGGCGCGCTGGATGCAGCGGGCATCGCGCGGGCGGTATTTGGGATCGTGTTCGAAGGGCTCGAGGCCCGCCGTCCACGGCGCCTTGAAAATCTACCAAAAGGTTGA
- a CDS encoding GNAT family N-acetyltransferase, which produces MKLPPAIRTARSSDLRELLGLVGAYYRFDRIRFERRTIGGALSTLLRKPALGRVWVAQGRERLVAYLVLTFNYDLEFGGFEGMITELYVEARWRRFGIGRRLIDLARSFCHKSGIDTLELQVSRNNRKARAFYKSLGFREFDRVVMAIDAAPALPSKRDVRS; this is translated from the coding sequence GTGAAACTTCCACCGGCCATCCGGACCGCACGGTCATCCGATCTCCGCGAGCTCCTTGGCCTGGTCGGCGCGTACTACCGCTTCGACCGGATCCGCTTCGAGCGCAGGACGATTGGCGGCGCGCTGAGCACGCTGCTTCGCAAACCCGCATTGGGCCGGGTCTGGGTGGCACAAGGCCGCGAGCGATTGGTCGCCTACCTGGTGCTGACCTTCAACTACGATCTCGAGTTTGGCGGTTTCGAAGGCATGATCACCGAGCTGTACGTCGAAGCGCGCTGGCGGCGGTTTGGGATCGGGCGACGGCTGATCGACCTGGCGCGTTCCTTCTGCCATAAATCAGGCATCGATACGCTCGAACTGCAGGTGTCCAGAAATAACCGCAAGGCGCGCGCGTTCTACAAATCGCTGGGCTTTCGCGAATTCGATCGGGTGGTCATGGCCATCGATGCAGCTCCAGCTCTGCCGTCGAAGAGGGACGTCCGATCATGA